The following are encoded in a window of Brachyhypopomus gauderio isolate BG-103 chromosome 18, BGAUD_0.2, whole genome shotgun sequence genomic DNA:
- the chrdl2 gene encoding chordin-like protein 2 isoform X1, whose amino-acid sequence MTYLKHFFILASMGWVVSCETEGIQSKKPPAVLCTFKEKTYNPGESWHPYLQPFGLMFCMQCTCTESGHVKCNTIKCPVLRCENPVTDTQQCCPRCADEHRTPAGLRAPIKTCRHNGTVYQTGETFTNHELFQSRQSNQCVMCTCSNGNIFCALKTCQPITCSSPVPVPDTCCLVCKEGLTDINSGEAGQQLNRGVRHSVDECSGEQVRGRPVRSTPSTLRGSSRGLSLHTLHLKGAAETTVKILLQRKHQRACVYSGKTYSHGDVWHPVLGKVLECILCTCRDGLQECRRITCPNQYPCKHPIKIDGKCCKICPDIKAEINRTECYLGQDNNSLLVYKVEPPSAVKTEDLVRTIAIERQGATELEVQVWKTIEGVLHLMETGDVQKKDLIKHPENYVLLTTLDEDTWRKFKEEEEKEKEFNRNKTCEDGIKEEVNHSKSDGVVTQRVPNYHLSITSFQPVFRTMTRTALTCS is encoded by the exons ATGACGTACCTGAAACACTTTTTCATTTTAGCCAGCATGGGATGGGTCGTGAGTTGCGAAACGGAAGGGATACAAAGCAAAAAAC CGCCTGCTGTATTGTGCACGTTCAAAGAGAAGACGTATAACCCAGGGGAGAGCTGGCATCCCTATTTGCAGCCGTTTGGACTCATGTTCTGTATGCAGTGTACTTGCACTGAA TCTGGTCATGTGAAATGCAACACCATCAAATGCCCTGTGCTGCGATGTGAGAATCCAGTGACCGACACCCAGCAGTGCTGCCCACGCTGTGCAG ATGAACACAGAACTCCTGCTGGTTTGAGGGCCCCCATTAAAACTTGTCGGCACAATGGAACTGTATATCAAACTGGGGAGACCTTCACCAACCATGAGCTCTTCCAATCCCGACAGTCCAATCAATGTGTTATGTGCACATGCTCT AATGGAAATATTTTCTGTGCACTGAAAACCTGTCAGCCCATCACATGCTCTTCACCAGTTCCTGTTCCAGATACTTGCTGCTTGGTTTGCAAAg AGGGTCTAACTGACATCAATTCAGGGGAAGCAGGACAACAGCTGAATAGAGGAGTG AGGCATTCTGTGGATGAGTGCTCTGGGGAGCAGGTGAGGGGACGACCTGTGAGGTCAACTCCATCCACTCTGAGAGGTTCCTCCAGGGGCCTCAGCCTACACACGCTGCACCTCAAAGGCGCTGCTGAAACCACAGTAAAAATCCTCTTACAACGCAAACACCAGAGAG CTTGCGTGTACAGTGGGAAGACCTACTCCCATGGTGATGTGTGGCACCCTGTGCTGGGGAAGGTTCTGGAATGCATCTTATGCACCTGCAGAGACGGCCTCCAGGAGTGCAGACGCATCACATGTCCCAACCAGTACCCATGCAAACATCCCATTAAGATAGATGGGAAATGCTGTAAGATTTGCCCAG ACATTAAGGCTGAAATCAACAGGACAGAGTGTTATCTGGGACAAGATAACAACAGTCTTTTGGTATATAAGGTTGAACCACCATCTGCTGTTAAAACAGAGGACTTGGTACGAACAATTGCTATCGAGAGACAAGGAGCCACAGAGCTTGAAGTGCAAGTATGGAAAACAATAGAAG GGGTACTACATTTGATGGAAACAGGTGATGTTCAAAAAAAGGACCTCATAAAACATCCAGAGAATTATGTTCTTCTCACCACATTAGATGAGG ACACTTGGAGAAAGttcaaggaggaggaggaaaaagagaaagaattcAACAGGAACAAGACCTGTGAAGATGGCATTAAGGAG GAAGTGAATCACAGCAAATCGGATGGCGTTGTGACTCAAAGGGTGCCAAATTACCATTTAAG CATAACTTCATTTCAGCCAGTGTTCAGAACCATGACACGGACGGCGTTGACGTGTTCATGA
- the chrdl2 gene encoding chordin-like protein 2 isoform X2: MTYLKHFFILASMGWVVSCETEGIQSKKPPAVLCTFKEKTYNPGESWHPYLQPFGLMFCMQCTCTESGHVKCNTIKCPVLRCENPVTDTQQCCPRCADEHRTPAGLRAPIKTCRHNGTVYQTGETFTNHELFQSRQSNQCVMCTCSNGNIFCALKTCQPITCSSPVPVPDTCCLVCKEGLTDINSGEAGQQLNRGVRHSVDECSGEQVRGRPVRSTPSTLRGSSRGLSLHTLHLKGAAETTVKILLQRKHQRACVYSGKTYSHGDVWHPVLGKVLECILCTCRDGLQECRRITCPNQYPCKHPIKIDGKCCKICPDIKAEINRTECYLGQDNNSLLVYKVEPPSAVKTEDLVRTIAIERQGATELEVQVWKTIEGVLHLMETGDVQKKDLIKHPENYVLLTTLDEDTWRKFKEEEEKEKEFNRNKTCEDGIKEVVKYLNPEQLDTLCSS, translated from the exons ATGACGTACCTGAAACACTTTTTCATTTTAGCCAGCATGGGATGGGTCGTGAGTTGCGAAACGGAAGGGATACAAAGCAAAAAAC CGCCTGCTGTATTGTGCACGTTCAAAGAGAAGACGTATAACCCAGGGGAGAGCTGGCATCCCTATTTGCAGCCGTTTGGACTCATGTTCTGTATGCAGTGTACTTGCACTGAA TCTGGTCATGTGAAATGCAACACCATCAAATGCCCTGTGCTGCGATGTGAGAATCCAGTGACCGACACCCAGCAGTGCTGCCCACGCTGTGCAG ATGAACACAGAACTCCTGCTGGTTTGAGGGCCCCCATTAAAACTTGTCGGCACAATGGAACTGTATATCAAACTGGGGAGACCTTCACCAACCATGAGCTCTTCCAATCCCGACAGTCCAATCAATGTGTTATGTGCACATGCTCT AATGGAAATATTTTCTGTGCACTGAAAACCTGTCAGCCCATCACATGCTCTTCACCAGTTCCTGTTCCAGATACTTGCTGCTTGGTTTGCAAAg AGGGTCTAACTGACATCAATTCAGGGGAAGCAGGACAACAGCTGAATAGAGGAGTG AGGCATTCTGTGGATGAGTGCTCTGGGGAGCAGGTGAGGGGACGACCTGTGAGGTCAACTCCATCCACTCTGAGAGGTTCCTCCAGGGGCCTCAGCCTACACACGCTGCACCTCAAAGGCGCTGCTGAAACCACAGTAAAAATCCTCTTACAACGCAAACACCAGAGAG CTTGCGTGTACAGTGGGAAGACCTACTCCCATGGTGATGTGTGGCACCCTGTGCTGGGGAAGGTTCTGGAATGCATCTTATGCACCTGCAGAGACGGCCTCCAGGAGTGCAGACGCATCACATGTCCCAACCAGTACCCATGCAAACATCCCATTAAGATAGATGGGAAATGCTGTAAGATTTGCCCAG ACATTAAGGCTGAAATCAACAGGACAGAGTGTTATCTGGGACAAGATAACAACAGTCTTTTGGTATATAAGGTTGAACCACCATCTGCTGTTAAAACAGAGGACTTGGTACGAACAATTGCTATCGAGAGACAAGGAGCCACAGAGCTTGAAGTGCAAGTATGGAAAACAATAGAAG GGGTACTACATTTGATGGAAACAGGTGATGTTCAAAAAAAGGACCTCATAAAACATCCAGAGAATTATGTTCTTCTCACCACATTAGATGAGG ACACTTGGAGAAAGttcaaggaggaggaggaaaaagagaaagaattcAACAGGAACAAGACCTGTGAAGATGGCATTAAGGAGGTAGTGAAGTACTTAAACCCCGAGCAGCTGGACACGCTCTGTTCTTCTTAG